CAAAGCTGTCTACGACAAGCTCGAAGATGGATCATTTTCTGGAAAGATTCCCAATTGCCCTGGGGTGATAGCTTTTGGAGCAACGCTCTATCAATGTGAGCAGGAGCTCAAATCCAGTCTTGAAGGTTGGCTTATTGTTAAGATTCGGCACGGGGACAAATTACCGGTTATGGGCAGGATTAACCTGAACGAAAAGATGCCTGCTTTTCAGGATGAGGCTGCTCCGGCTCATGCCTAAGTGGAAACCCTGTAAACGAAGGGACTTTATAAAAAAACTGAAGAGGATCGGATTTGCCTCCCCTGAACCCGGTGGTAACCATTTCTATATGCGTTACGGAACCTATACCTTCACTGTACCCAGCAATCAGAAATACTCCGTAGCCCAGGTCAAGACGCTTCTGAAAGAGATTGGACAGGGAATAAAGAGAGGAATTCCATTAGATGAGTGGGAACGTCTGTGAAAGATTTTTTAAGGTCGCCCCTGCCGTTAGGCTGAAATATCTGGAAAAAATCTTTAGATCCAAGGTCCTTACACTGCCCTTTACGCTGGCTTGACGACTTTTGTCGATTATTTCAAAAATTTATTTAATTGTTTAAAAAATACTTGACAAGAAGATTTTTTTTGTTATATTTTTCTTTAAATAAAAAAGAACAAGCGTTCGTGAATGCAGTTTCAAAAAGATGACATAAAGGAAAAAATATTAGCTGCCGCCCGAGAAACGTTTTTAACACAGGGTTTTAGCAAGGCTTCTATGAGGGGAATTGCCAAAAATGCTTCTGTCAGCACCAGCAACATGTATAACTATTTCAAAAACAAGGAGGAGTTGTTTTACGCCATTGTCGATCCGGTTTTTCATCACCTGGCGAATCTCCGTAAAGAGGTCTTTGAATATAAAGCGAATAAAGATTTCAACAATCAAAACTTTATGCAGCAATTTACTGAATTTGTTCCCAAAGTGATGTTTGAAATGATCAAGAAATACCGCAACGAATTATTATTGATTATGGATTGCAGCCAAGGTACGAAATATGAACAATTAAAAAAGATGATGGCAACTACAATGGAAAATAATTTTACTGAGAATATAATATCAAGAAAAAAGAAAAGACTTCTGCGGGATAGTTTTTTAATGCACATTCTATCGATGAATCTGATCGAAGGTATCCTGGAAATAACGCGGAACTATAAAAATGATGAATGGGCAAAAAACAATATTGATTCTTTGATGAAGTATCATATCAGAGGCATGGTGGAGTTTTTTACCTGAACAAATTTTTTTCAGATAATAACGAACTTGCGTTCGTTATTGATAATATGGAGGTGTACTCATGGAGAAAGTAACTATATTGAGGGTCCATGCTATTCGGAACTTAATTTAAGGAATAAGAATTATGGAAAAGATAAAATCATCTACTTGTTGCATTCAAATCGTTATTGCCTCATTGCTTTATAATCTCTTACATATATTGGCCTGGGAACTGCCTTTGGCAGTAAGGCTGGACTGGCTGATCAATGTTATTGGGGATGGCGTTATTATTTTAATAATCATCATCAGTATTATTCTCATATCCATGAGGAAAAAAGCAGGGCTGATTTTGGGAATGATACCGGCCCTATGGGCGATATTTTTCCAATGGTTCTTAGTCTATATCATCTCAGGCTATAAAGAGCCCAATGGTGTCTGGTGGTATCCTTTGTTCCCGATCTTTCAGGGCATCATGATCGTGTCTTTTGCCGTTTATACCTACCGTGGTGATGGAGGCCAGCCCGATCAGGGGATTGGGACGGGTTTAAAATCACCTTCAATCTATCTATATGCCCCGGCGGCGTTTTTGTTGGTACAAACCGGTCAAAAATTCGTAAGGGAGATGGTTGTTGGTTTTCTTGACAACGGCGGCCTGAAAGGTGCCCTTCCAAGCGCTCTGCTGATGCTGATCGCCATTGCTGCGGCGATACTGCTAATCAAAAGAGTGAAATCGAGTATCGCCTTAGCGATCTTTACCGGGGGTTTCCTCCTGATGCAGCCTGTTGTGTATCATTTAATTATGGGAAAGCCCTGTCTGGGCGGCCTATGGTGGTATCCTTTTTTCACCGTGGTTCAAGGTGCATTTATCATATATTTTTCATTACTACTTCTTTTTAATGAAAGAATAATTACTGCAGACATGAAGGAGAATAATGGATAATATGGAAAAAGCCAAGCGTCCCTCATTTTCATATTATAAAAAGACAGTTATCCTCATCGTCGTTTTGGTCCTCAATACGATATTGTTAAGCGCCCTTTCTATTTCCGCGAGTTCCGTCGTCAATGAACTCACTCCAAAACAATTGTACAAATTAATGACCGAGAGGGACGATATCATTATTGTCGATATTCACGCGAAAACCGACGACAAGATTGGCTATCAAAAAGAGGGATTTGGCAGCGCGATTAAATATTCCC
The Deltaproteobacteria bacterium DNA segment above includes these coding regions:
- a CDS encoding type II toxin-antitoxin system HicB family antitoxin, with protein sequence MLIEYIDKAMSKAVYDKLEDGSFSGKIPNCPGVIAFGATLYQCEQELKSSLEGWLIVKIRHGDKLPVMGRINLNEKMPAFQDEAAPAHA
- a CDS encoding type II toxin-antitoxin system HicA family toxin codes for the protein MPKWKPCKRRDFIKKLKRIGFASPEPGGNHFYMRYGTYTFTVPSNQKYSVAQVKTLLKEIGQGIKRGIPLDEWERL
- a CDS encoding TetR/AcrR family transcriptional regulator is translated as MQFQKDDIKEKILAAARETFLTQGFSKASMRGIAKNASVSTSNMYNYFKNKEELFYAIVDPVFHHLANLRKEVFEYKANKDFNNQNFMQQFTEFVPKVMFEMIKKYRNELLLIMDCSQGTKYEQLKKMMATTMENNFTENIISRKKKRLLRDSFLMHILSMNLIEGILEITRNYKNDEWAKNNIDSLMKYHIRGMVEFFT
- a CDS encoding rhodanese-like domain-containing protein — encoded protein: MEKAKRPSFSYYKKTVILIVVLVLNTILLSALSISASSVVNELTPKQLYKLMTERDDIIIVDIHAKTDDKIGYQKEGFGSAIKYSHLPNGLKDLAIYKDRIVVVICSVGVGSKYTGIRMIQNGFKKVYHLKGGVTQWVKDMGYVNK